A window of the Synechococcus sp. JA-3-3Ab genome harbors these coding sequences:
- a CDS encoding DUF1257 domain-containing protein, with protein sequence MSHFSTLRTKITDGQILVNSLRDLGYTVKLNADVRGYNGQRVRADIVAQLEGDYDLGWSKNPDGSYDLIADLWGVAKKHNQTELINSINQKYAVNKTLAEVKRPGLNNANVKVVMH encoded by the coding sequence ATGTCTCATTTTAGCACCTTGCGCACCAAGATCACCGATGGCCAGATCCTGGTTAACTCCCTGCGCGATCTCGGCTACACCGTTAAGCTGAACGCCGATGTGCGTGGCTACAACGGCCAGCGTGTTCGTGCCGACATCGTGGCCCAGTTGGAGGGCGACTACGATCTGGGCTGGTCCAAGAACCCCGACGGTTCCTACGACCTGATCGCCGATCTGTGGGGCGTGGCCAAGAAGCACAACCAAACCGAGTTGATCAACTCCATCAACCAGAAGTACGCCGTCAACAAGACCTTGGCCGAGGTGAAGCGCCCTGGCTTGAACAACGCCAACGTTAAAGTGGTGATGCACTAA
- a CDS encoding stress-responsive protein Ycf46, translated as MQELSILIQAQYPLLYLVTPEEERAEAALAAIARTLKPQRRLFVWTVTHGIVEYGNPRSLTQHNTQSPQPAIQWVMEQKDPAICVFKDLHDFLDNTEVKRWLRDAIASLKGSHKTILLMSPVQVIPVELEKDICVVDFPLPDMATLERTLNRQLEQLPRGGSLSPEAREKLVKAALGLTQDEAEKVYRKAVVMHGRLSEAEVDIILSEKKQLIRRNGILEFIEEDETIDAVGGLEELKRWLLQRSEAFTERARAYGLPQPKGLLILGVPGCGKSLIAKTTARLWGLPLLRLDMGRVYDGSMVGKSEANLRSALRTAESLAPAILFIDELDKAFAGAAGSSDSDGGTSSRIFGSFLTWMQEKRSPVFVMATANRVDRLPGEFLRKGRFDEIFFVDLPNINERMEIFRIHLKKRRRDISRFDLRQLAAACEGFSGAEIEQVLIAAMYEAFAQNREFTQLDILAATKATQPLSRTMTEQVVALREWAQQRARPAAASVAEYQRLEF; from the coding sequence ATGCAAGAGCTCAGCATTCTCATCCAAGCTCAATACCCACTGCTCTACCTGGTCACTCCAGAGGAAGAACGGGCGGAGGCAGCTCTGGCGGCGATCGCTCGCACCCTCAAGCCGCAGCGGCGCCTGTTTGTCTGGACGGTTACCCACGGCATTGTTGAATACGGCAACCCCCGCAGCCTCACCCAGCACAACACCCAATCCCCCCAGCCGGCTATTCAGTGGGTGATGGAGCAAAAAGATCCCGCCATCTGCGTCTTCAAAGATCTGCACGACTTTTTGGACAACACCGAAGTCAAACGCTGGCTGCGCGATGCCATCGCCAGCTTGAAGGGATCCCACAAAACCATCTTGCTGATGTCGCCGGTGCAGGTAATTCCCGTCGAGCTGGAAAAAGACATTTGCGTGGTGGACTTTCCCTTGCCGGACATGGCCACCCTGGAGCGCACCCTCAACCGGCAGTTGGAGCAGCTTCCCCGCGGCGGATCCCTGAGCCCTGAGGCGCGGGAAAAGCTGGTCAAGGCAGCCCTTGGCCTAACGCAAGACGAGGCGGAAAAAGTTTACCGCAAGGCGGTGGTGATGCACGGCCGCCTCAGCGAGGCAGAGGTGGATATCATCCTCTCTGAGAAAAAGCAGCTGATCCGGCGCAACGGCATCCTCGAATTCATCGAAGAAGACGAGACCATCGACGCCGTCGGCGGCCTAGAGGAGTTAAAGCGCTGGCTGCTGCAGCGCTCTGAGGCCTTTACCGAGCGGGCCCGCGCCTATGGCTTGCCTCAGCCCAAGGGACTCTTGATTCTGGGCGTACCTGGCTGTGGTAAGTCCTTGATCGCCAAGACCACCGCCCGCCTCTGGGGCCTGCCGCTGCTGCGCCTGGATATGGGCCGGGTCTACGATGGCTCTATGGTCGGCAAGTCGGAGGCCAACCTGCGCAGCGCCCTGCGCACTGCTGAATCGCTGGCGCCGGCCATCCTTTTTATCGACGAGCTGGACAAAGCCTTCGCCGGAGCGGCAGGTTCCAGCGACTCCGACGGCGGCACCTCCAGTCGTATCTTTGGCTCCTTTCTCACTTGGATGCAGGAGAAGCGCTCGCCGGTGTTTGTCATGGCCACGGCCAACCGCGTGGATCGCCTGCCGGGCGAATTCCTGCGCAAAGGCCGTTTTGACGAGATTTTCTTCGTGGATCTGCCCAACATTAACGAGCGCATGGAGATTTTCCGGATCCACCTGAAGAAGCGGCGGCGCGACATCAGCCGCTTTGATCTGCGCCAGCTAGCCGCCGCCTGCGAGGGCTTCTCCGGCGCGGAGATCGAACAAGTTTTGATTGCTGCCATGTACGAAGCGTTTGCCCAGAACCGCGAATTTACCCAACTGGACATTTTGGCAGCAACGAAAGCAACTCAACCGCTATCTCGCACCATGACGGAGCAAGTGGTAGCGTTGAGGGAATGGGCCCAGCAGCGGGCTCGGCCTGCAGCAGCCTCTGTAGCCGAGTACCAGCGGCTGGAGTTCTAG
- a CDS encoding ABC transporter permease codes for MLNQALHRPYRQIWEDSLTIFWRDWLDLRGRVWQVVASGLVAPLIYIVAFGVGLGGSLRAEALADVAGTTAAGSYLRFILPGMVALSAMTISFAGTTFSICGSRLFTKSFEELLLLPVHPLALHLGKVLAGIVRGLLTALGVLAVGVLGTGAWGLLHPLSLLVLLLDCAVFAGIGVIAGLKVPSLESVGVLTNFLITPMSFLGATFFDPSQLPSYLQVLVYCLPLSYASIGMRAAAYQPLAEFPWYTVAVLAGLAAILALVGAYLFSHQQD; via the coding sequence ATGCTGAACCAGGCCTTGCACCGACCCTATCGGCAAATCTGGGAAGACAGTTTAACCATCTTCTGGCGCGACTGGCTGGATCTGCGCGGGCGGGTCTGGCAGGTGGTGGCTTCGGGGCTGGTGGCCCCCCTCATCTACATCGTCGCCTTTGGGGTCGGGCTGGGCGGATCCCTGCGGGCCGAGGCTTTGGCCGACGTGGCCGGAACCACCGCAGCCGGTTCTTACTTGCGCTTCATTTTGCCGGGGATGGTGGCTCTTTCGGCCATGACCATCAGCTTTGCCGGCACCACCTTCTCCATTTGCGGATCGCGGCTGTTTACCAAAAGCTTTGAGGAATTGCTGTTGCTGCCGGTACACCCGCTGGCGCTGCATTTGGGCAAGGTGCTGGCGGGCATTGTCCGCGGCTTGCTCACGGCTTTGGGGGTGTTGGCGGTGGGGGTGCTGGGCACCGGTGCTTGGGGCCTGCTCCATCCCCTGTCGCTGCTGGTGCTGCTTTTGGATTGCGCCGTCTTTGCCGGCATTGGGGTAATCGCCGGCTTGAAGGTGCCCAGCCTGGAGAGTGTGGGGGTGCTGACTAACTTTCTGATTACGCCCATGTCCTTTCTGGGGGCCACGTTTTTTGATCCCAGTCAGTTGCCAAGTTACCTGCAGGTCTTGGTCTATTGCCTGCCCCTTTCCTACGCCAGCATCGGCATGCGGGCAGCCGCCTACCAGCCCCTGGCGGAGTTCCCTTGGTACACCGTGGCGGTGCTGGCAGGGTTGGCGGCCATCCTGGCCCTGGTGGGAGCTTACCTGTTTTCCCACCAGCAGGATTAG
- a CDS encoding phytoene synthase — translation MSPLEQSFALCRQITAKHAKTFYLGSLLLPRPKRRAIWAIYAWLRQTDELLDGLEASQAEVEVTRSKLEQWGSHLESLFQGGEPQVPTDLALIHTIRTYRLSIEPFREMLRGQSMDLDIRRYATWEELRVYCYRVAGVVGLMCSEIMGFVPGRDGREEAVALGIAMQLTNILRDVGEDARRGRIYLPLEDLRRFNYSERDLFNYVIDERWMALMDYEIRRARELYAQAERGIPTLQPDSRWPVAASLMLYRQILNAIERNHYQVFRTRAYVSTLSKALALPVAWWRSWRSNYYGY, via the coding sequence ATGAGTCCGCTGGAGCAATCTTTTGCCCTCTGTCGCCAGATTACGGCCAAGCACGCCAAGACGTTCTATTTGGGATCCCTGCTCCTGCCCCGACCTAAGCGGCGGGCCATCTGGGCTATCTATGCTTGGCTGCGACAGACGGACGAGCTGCTGGACGGGCTGGAGGCCAGCCAGGCTGAGGTGGAGGTCACCCGCAGCAAGCTGGAGCAGTGGGGATCCCACCTGGAATCTTTGTTCCAGGGGGGGGAGCCGCAAGTTCCCACCGACCTGGCCCTCATCCACACCATCCGCACCTACCGCCTCTCGATTGAGCCCTTCCGCGAGATGCTGCGGGGGCAGAGCATGGATCTGGACATTCGGCGCTATGCCACTTGGGAAGAGCTGCGGGTCTACTGCTACCGGGTGGCCGGGGTAGTGGGCCTGATGTGCTCGGAGATCATGGGGTTTGTGCCGGGCCGGGATGGCCGCGAGGAGGCGGTGGCCTTGGGGATCGCCATGCAGCTCACCAACATCTTGCGCGATGTGGGGGAAGATGCCCGCCGCGGGCGGATCTACCTCCCTCTAGAGGATCTGCGCCGCTTCAACTACTCGGAACGGGATCTGTTTAACTACGTCATCGACGAGCGCTGGATGGCCCTGATGGACTACGAGATCCGGCGGGCTAGAGAGCTCTATGCCCAAGCGGAACGGGGGATCCCCACGCTGCAGCCGGACTCCCGCTGGCCGGTGGCGGCATCTCTGATGCTCTACCGGCAGATCCTCAACGCCATTGAGCGCAACCACTACCAGGTGTTTCGCACCCGCGCCTATGTGTCTACCCTGAGCAAGGCGCTGGCGCTGCCGGTGGCCTGGTGGCGGTCGTGGCGCTCCAACTACTACGGCTACTAG
- the pgk gene encoding phosphoglycerate kinase: protein MAKQTLGSLLSSGFDLKGKRVLVRADFNVPLDPQGNITDDTRIRASLPTIQALAQAGAKVILTSHLGRPIQKDKATGAIQIAREGNSLAPVAVRLAQLLGQPVAFAPDCIGPEAEAVVSSLENGQVALLENVRFHPEEEANDPEFARKLASLADLFVNDAFGSAHRAHASTAGVTAYLQPAVAGYLVEKELQFLSGAIENPQRPLAAIIGGSKVSTKIGVIERLLEKVDKLLLGGGMIFTFYQAQGIPTGKSLVETDKLDLARSLMEKAKARGVELLLPVDVVVADRFDKDANAQTVSIHAIPEDWMGLDIGPESVKAFQAALQGCKTVVWNGPMGVFEFDRFAAGTEAIARTLADLTQAGAITIIGGGDSVAAVEKVGLADKMTHISTGGGASLELLEGKELPGIAALSEA, encoded by the coding sequence ATGGCCAAACAAACACTGGGATCCCTGCTGTCATCCGGCTTTGATCTCAAGGGCAAGCGTGTGCTGGTGCGGGCCGACTTCAACGTCCCTCTGGATCCCCAGGGCAACATCACCGACGACACCCGCATTCGCGCCTCCCTGCCCACCATCCAAGCCTTGGCCCAGGCGGGCGCCAAGGTCATCCTCACCAGCCACCTGGGCCGCCCCATCCAGAAAGACAAGGCGACCGGCGCCATCCAGATCGCCCGCGAGGGCAATAGCCTCGCCCCTGTGGCCGTCCGCCTTGCCCAGCTCCTGGGCCAGCCGGTGGCCTTTGCCCCCGATTGCATTGGCCCTGAGGCCGAAGCCGTGGTCAGCTCTCTGGAAAACGGCCAGGTGGCCCTGCTGGAAAACGTCCGCTTCCACCCCGAAGAGGAAGCCAACGATCCAGAATTTGCCCGCAAGCTGGCCTCCCTGGCCGACTTGTTTGTCAACGACGCCTTTGGCAGCGCCCACCGCGCCCACGCCTCCACTGCCGGCGTCACCGCCTACCTCCAGCCCGCTGTGGCCGGCTACCTGGTGGAAAAGGAGCTGCAATTTTTATCAGGCGCCATCGAGAACCCCCAGCGACCGCTAGCGGCCATCATCGGCGGCTCCAAAGTCTCTACTAAGATTGGCGTCATCGAGCGCCTGCTGGAAAAAGTGGACAAGCTTCTGCTGGGCGGCGGCATGATCTTCACCTTCTACCAAGCCCAAGGGATCCCAACCGGCAAGTCTTTGGTGGAAACCGACAAGCTGGATCTGGCCCGCTCCCTGATGGAGAAGGCCAAAGCGCGGGGCGTGGAGCTGCTGCTGCCGGTGGACGTGGTGGTCGCCGATAGGTTTGACAAAGACGCCAACGCCCAGACGGTTTCCATCCACGCCATTCCGGAAGACTGGATGGGCCTGGACATCGGCCCCGAATCGGTCAAAGCCTTCCAGGCCGCCCTGCAAGGGTGCAAAACCGTAGTCTGGAACGGGCCGATGGGTGTGTTTGAGTTCGACCGCTTTGCCGCTGGCACAGAAGCCATTGCCCGCACCCTGGCCGACCTCACCCAGGCCGGTGCCATCACTATTATCGGCGGCGGCGACTCGGTGGCGGCTGTGGAAAAAGTGGGCCTAGCCGACAAAATGACCCACATTTCCACCGGCGGCGGCGCCAGCCTGGAGCTGCTGGAAGGCAAAGAGCTGCCCGGCATCGCCGCCCTTAGCGAAGCGTAG
- a CDS encoding ABC transporter ATP-binding protein: MSLATSSPDADLSRDPRSDWRLLRLLWPYARRHLKLLLAALAFLPPLALADAVQPLILQRALDGPIAQALAQGDSGILAGLWPYAGLLILTLLARWVFQALEGYSSQKLGQLMTRDIRNDLFAHVLALPAQFFDRTPVGKLITRITSDVEALGDVFSTGAVGIVSDLFTLLVIGVVMLSQRWDLGLLLILIVLPASAVVVELQRRFRDANFRVREELSKLNAWIQENVLGIAVVQLFRRERLNSEIFQTINRRYIQEVDQTILYDAALSAVLEWVAWLAVAALLWVGGQQVLAAGRGEWLGSLPREPLTFGSLYAFILFSQRFFNPLRQLAEKFTALQAGFTAVERIDHILRLPVAIRDPVSPRHLPPTAKGEVQFEHVWFAYNPGEWVLKDLSFTIRPGEKVALVGPTGAGKSSIIRLLCRLYEVTRGCIRIDGVDIRHLPQAELHRHLGVILQDGFLFSGDIQQNITLGEEGELAEVERVARQLHLHELIRDLPQGYATPVRERGSNLSSGQKQLISFVRALWRDPKILVLDEATASLDVGTEALIQSALETLLRDRTALIIAHRLSTIRHVDRILVLQRGELKEQGSHAELMALNGLYAHLYRLQDLGS, translated from the coding sequence GTGAGCCTTGCCACCTCTTCCCCCGATGCCGATTTGAGTAGGGATCCCCGCAGCGACTGGCGGCTGCTGCGGCTGCTCTGGCCCTATGCCCGTCGGCACCTGAAGCTGTTGTTGGCGGCCTTGGCCTTTTTGCCGCCCCTGGCCCTAGCCGATGCGGTGCAGCCGTTGATCCTGCAGCGGGCCCTGGACGGCCCCATCGCCCAAGCGCTTGCCCAAGGCGACAGTGGGATCCTCGCCGGCCTCTGGCCCTACGCGGGCCTGTTGATCCTCACCCTGCTGGCCCGCTGGGTTTTTCAGGCCCTGGAAGGGTATAGCAGCCAGAAGCTGGGGCAGTTGATGACCCGCGACATCCGCAACGATCTCTTCGCCCACGTGCTGGCCCTGCCGGCCCAATTTTTCGATCGCACCCCGGTGGGCAAGTTGATCACCCGCATCACCAGCGATGTGGAGGCCTTGGGAGATGTGTTTTCCACCGGCGCGGTCGGCATCGTCAGCGACCTCTTTACCCTGCTGGTAATCGGGGTGGTGATGCTCAGCCAGCGCTGGGATCTGGGCCTGCTGCTGATCCTCATCGTCCTGCCAGCCAGCGCTGTAGTGGTCGAGCTGCAGCGCCGCTTTCGCGATGCCAACTTTCGCGTGCGGGAAGAGCTCTCTAAGCTCAACGCCTGGATCCAGGAAAACGTCTTGGGCATTGCCGTGGTGCAACTGTTTCGGCGGGAGCGGCTCAACAGCGAGATTTTTCAAACCATCAACCGCCGCTACATCCAAGAGGTGGATCAGACCATCCTCTACGACGCTGCCCTTTCCGCCGTTTTGGAGTGGGTTGCCTGGCTGGCGGTGGCCGCTCTCCTCTGGGTGGGCGGGCAGCAGGTGCTGGCAGCCGGCAGGGGGGAGTGGCTGGGATCCCTGCCCCGAGAACCTCTCACCTTCGGCAGCCTCTACGCCTTCATCCTCTTTTCCCAGCGCTTTTTCAACCCGCTGCGCCAGTTGGCGGAAAAGTTTACCGCCCTGCAGGCGGGGTTCACCGCCGTGGAACGCATCGACCACATCCTCCGCCTGCCCGTCGCCATCCGGGATCCCGTCAGCCCCCGCCACCTGCCCCCAACCGCCAAAGGAGAGGTGCAGTTCGAGCATGTTTGGTTTGCCTACAACCCCGGCGAGTGGGTGCTCAAAGACCTCAGCTTCACCATCCGCCCCGGCGAAAAGGTCGCCCTCGTGGGGCCCACCGGCGCTGGCAAAAGCTCCATCATTCGCCTACTTTGCCGCCTTTACGAAGTAACTCGCGGCTGCATCCGCATCGACGGCGTGGACATTCGCCACCTGCCTCAGGCCGAGCTGCACCGTCACCTGGGCGTGATCCTGCAAGATGGATTCTTGTTCTCTGGAGATATCCAGCAAAACATCACTCTAGGAGAGGAGGGCGAGCTGGCAGAAGTGGAGCGGGTGGCCCGTCAACTCCACCTGCACGAGCTCATCCGCGATCTGCCCCAGGGCTACGCCACCCCCGTGCGGGAGCGGGGCAGCAACCTCTCCAGCGGCCAAAAACAGCTCATCAGCTTTGTGCGGGCCCTGTGGCGGGATCCGAAAATCTTGGTCTTGGACGAGGCCACCGCCAGCCTAGATGTGGGCACCGAGGCCCTGATCCAATCCGCCCTGGAAACCCTGCTGCGGGATCGCACCGCCCTGATCATCGCCCACCGCCTCTCCACCATCCGCCACGTGGATCGCATCCTCGTGCTGCAGCGAGGGGAACTGAAAGAACAGGGATCCCACGCCGAGCTCATGGCCCTCAACGGGCTCTACGCCCACCTCTACCGGCTGCAAGATTTGGGCAGCTAG
- the pds gene encoding 15-cis-phytoene desaturase — translation MRVAIAGGGLAGLACAKYLCDAGHQPLLFERREVLGGLVAAWKDADGDWIETGLHNFFGAYPNTLQLFRELGISDRLQWKEHSLIFNQPDKPGTYSRFDLPDIPAPFNAIVGILRNNDMLTWSEKVKFALGLVPAMVRGQRYVEQMDRYSLLEWLRRQGIDERVNTDIFIAVSKALAFINPDEISAMVPLTALNRFLRQKDGSKIAYLDGAPPERLCQPMVDSIVARGGQVHLNAALQAIDLNPDGSVAGFRFATPAGPLQVTADAYVSALSVDALKELLPARWWEMPYFQQLRELEGVPVISLQIWFDRKLTHIDHSLFSRSPLLSVYADMSNTCRAYADPKRSMLELVLAPAAEWIERSDEEIFAATLEELKKLFPQHLTGPNPARVRKWVVVKTPRSVYKATPGRQQYRPTQVTPIPNFFLAGSYTLQPFLGSMEGAILSGKWAAEAISKGIPSQPASASPASLATAGV, via the coding sequence ATGCGTGTTGCCATTGCTGGGGGAGGGCTGGCGGGGCTGGCCTGTGCCAAGTATCTCTGTGATGCCGGGCATCAGCCGCTGCTGTTTGAGCGGCGGGAGGTGCTGGGGGGGCTAGTGGCCGCCTGGAAAGATGCCGACGGGGACTGGATCGAGACGGGGCTGCACAACTTTTTCGGCGCCTACCCCAACACCCTGCAACTGTTCCGGGAGCTGGGCATCTCCGACCGCCTGCAGTGGAAGGAACACAGCTTGATCTTCAACCAGCCGGACAAGCCGGGCACCTACTCCCGCTTTGACCTGCCGGACATTCCCGCTCCCTTTAACGCCATTGTCGGCATCCTGCGCAACAACGACATGCTCACCTGGAGCGAAAAGGTGAAATTTGCCCTGGGGCTGGTGCCGGCCATGGTGCGCGGCCAGCGCTACGTGGAGCAGATGGATCGCTACAGCCTCTTAGAATGGCTGCGCCGGCAGGGCATCGATGAGCGGGTCAACACGGATATTTTCATTGCCGTCTCCAAGGCGTTGGCGTTCATCAACCCGGACGAGATCTCGGCCATGGTGCCCCTGACGGCTCTGAACCGCTTTTTGCGGCAAAAGGACGGCTCTAAGATTGCCTATCTGGATGGCGCCCCGCCGGAGCGGCTTTGCCAGCCGATGGTGGACTCCATCGTGGCCCGCGGCGGCCAGGTGCATTTGAATGCGGCATTGCAGGCCATCGACCTCAACCCCGATGGCAGCGTGGCTGGCTTCCGCTTCGCCACCCCTGCCGGGCCCTTGCAGGTCACTGCCGACGCCTACGTGTCGGCCCTTTCGGTGGATGCGCTCAAGGAGCTGCTGCCGGCTCGGTGGTGGGAAATGCCCTATTTCCAGCAACTGCGCGAGCTGGAAGGGGTGCCGGTGATCAGCCTGCAGATTTGGTTTGACCGCAAGCTCACCCACATCGACCACTCGCTCTTTTCCCGCTCGCCGCTCTTGAGCGTGTATGCCGACATGAGCAACACCTGCCGCGCCTATGCGGATCCAAAGCGCTCGATGCTGGAGCTGGTGCTGGCCCCGGCTGCCGAGTGGATCGAGCGCAGCGATGAGGAGATCTTTGCCGCCACGCTGGAGGAGCTGAAAAAACTCTTCCCCCAGCACCTCACCGGCCCCAACCCCGCGCGGGTGCGCAAATGGGTGGTGGTGAAAACGCCGCGCTCGGTCTACAAAGCCACGCCAGGTCGGCAGCAATACCGCCCCACCCAAGTCACCCCCATTCCCAACTTCTTCCTGGCCGGCAGCTACACCTTGCAGCCCTTTCTGGGCAGCATGGAGGGGGCTATCCTCTCCGGCAAGTGGGCGGCTGAGGCCATCAGCAAAGGGATCCCGTCTCAGCCAGCTTCTGCTTCGCCTGCGAGCTTGGCGACAGCAGGGGTTTAA